One Spirochaetota bacterium genomic window, GACCTTCGTCTCGCAGCCGGCAAGGCGTGGATGCATCTTGCTAAACTCGCGGTACACCAGTCGTTCAATGTCGAGACCCCCAACGCCATCGCATCCGTCCGCGGAACGACATTCGTCATTACATTCCAGAAGGGTGCGTCAAAACTGCTGACCGTCGAGGGTACCGTCGATTTCGGCAGCGGAAATACGCTCGTGCCCGTTTCGGGAGGCTTTCTCGCCATCGTCGATGAGAACGGTAATCTCATACCCCCGAAAAAGGCGAACGATGCCGACATCAGCGACATGCTCGGCGGCATACCGTCGTTCGACACGCCGCCGCCGGCACGTAGGTTCGACGACAGGAAGCAGAAGCTCCGCGGGCTCATCGACCGTGAGCGTTCAAAACTTGCCCTCACGCGCTCCATCGCCTCGGAAAAGCGCACCACCGATCTCATGGCCGGCCGCGTGCTCACCGATATGAACGGCGACGTGGTGCGTGTCGAGCAGCTCGTTCGCTGGATCGATTCGCGTACGGTCAATCTCATTTCGCTTACGAAACGGACGACCGGTGTGAACGCCGGGCTGAGCTATCTTGACATGACGACGCGTTTTAACCGCGATCTGCCGAAAACGGTCGGCGCGGCGATAGCGGCCTCATCCGGGAACGATCTGTATGTCGCATCTTCATCGACGCGTGTTGGCGAACGTACACCGAGCGGCAATAGTGATATCCGCTATACCCAGAACGCAGGCAATGACAAGACGTTCTTCTACTTCAACGGATCGACGACGGCGTATGAAGGAAAGATGGCGGACCTCTTGAACATCACGCCTCCGGCGAGCACCGGGCTCCTTACCACGAGGCAGGAGCTGCAGCTTTGGAACCCGGGGCAGTACGGTGTGGGCGGACAGCAAGCAGGCAAAGTCATCATCAACGCCAGCGTGATATCG contains:
- a CDS encoding FecR family protein, which translates into the protein MRSFIRASFIFALTFSAAHAIELTIVSLAGSVSIKRGGETAWKAAAVKDKLVNSDSIRTAKGVVELTSQRPSATVRIAENTEVSLGSAAATKKNVDLRLAAGKAWMHLAKLAVHQSFNVETPNAIASVRGTTFVITFQKGASKLLTVEGTVDFGSGNTLVPVSGGFLAIVDENGNLIPPKKANDADISDMLGGIPSFDTPPPARRFDDRKQKLRGLIDRERSKLALTRSIASEKRTTDLMAGRVLTDMNGDVVRVEQLVRWIDSRTVNLISLTKRTTGVNAGLSYLDMTTRFNRDLPKTVGAAIAASSGNDLYVASSSTRVGERTPSGNSDIRYTQNAGNDKTFFYFNGSTTAYEGKMADLLNITPPASTGLLTTRQELQLWNPGQYGVGGQQAGKVIINASVISGSGQVLGGGTSSLFGLNDIFGMLRNSAGELAVSTLGGVLPAMAVDTMLIPDIFFSYVQRFW